In Ciconia boyciana chromosome 3, ASM3463844v1, whole genome shotgun sequence, a genomic segment contains:
- the SESN1 gene encoding sestrin-1 isoform X4 yields the protein MMHTLFADSFATLGRLDNVTLVMVFHPQYLESFLKTQHYLLQMDGPLPLHYRHYIGIMAAARHQCSYLVNLHVNGFLHVGGDPKWLNGLENAPQKLQNLGELNKMLAHRPWLITKEHIEQLLKTEENSWSLAELIHAVVLLTQYHSLASFTFGCGISPEIDCEGGHTFRPPSVSNYCICDITNGYHGVDEIHASPTGSIPSTESVCEVEALMEKMKQLQECRDEEEASQEEMATRFEREKRESMFVCSSEDEESAPTRDVSRHFEDTSYGYKDFSRHGMHVPTFRVQDYSWEDHGYSLVNRLYPDVGQLLDEKFHIAYNLTYNTMAMHKDVDTSMLRRAIWNYIHCMFGIRYDDYDYGEINQLLDRSFKVYIKTVVCTPEKTTKRMYDSFWRQFEHSEKVHVNLLLVEARMQAELLYALRAITRYMT from the exons ATGATGCACACGCTGTTTGCAGATTCTTTTGCTACGCTGGGCCGATTGGACAATGTTACCTTGGTGATGGTTTTCCACCCACAGTATCTTGAAAGCTTTCTAAAAACTCAGCACTATCTACTGCAAATGGATGGTCCACTCCCGCTTCATTACCGACACTACATTGGGATAATG GCTGCAGCACGACATCAGTGCTCTTACCTTGTTAACCTCCACGTGAATGGCTTCCTTCATGTCGGTGGAGACCCTAAATGGTTGAACGGTCTGGAAAATGCACCtcaaaaactgcaaaatttaggagaactgaacaaaatgttgGCTCACCGACCCTGGCTTATCACCAAGGAACATATCGAG CAACTTTTGAAGACTGAAGAGAACAGCTGGTCCCTGGCAGAGCTGATCCACGCAGTTGTTCTCCTTACACAGTACCACTCCCTTGCTTCCTTCACGTTTGGTTGTGGAATCAGCCCTGAGATCGACTGTGAAGGTGGTCACACCTTCAGGCCCCCTTCCGTCAGTAACTATTGCATATGCGATATTACAAATGGTTACCATGGGGTGGATGAAATTCATGCCAGCCCAACTGGAAGTATTCCA TCTACAGAGTCTGTCTGTGAAGTTGAAGCTCTtatggagaaaatgaagcagctaCAGGAGTGTAGAGATGAAGAGGAAGCCAGCCAAGAAGAGATGGCTACACGttttgaaagagagaagagagaaagcatgTTCGTGTGTTCTTCAG AGGATGAAGAATCAGCACCAACAAGAGATGTGTCTCGTCACTTTGAGGATACCAGCTATGGTTACAAAGACTTCTCCAGACACGGAATGCACGTGCCCACCTTTCGTGTTCAG GATTATTCCTGGGAAGACCATGGCTATTCCTTGGTTAATCGTCTTTACCCAGATGTGGGACAACTACTTGATGAGAAGTTTCATATTGCTTATAATCTGACTTACAACACGATGGCCATGCACAAAGATGTGGATACCTCAATGCTAAGACGAGCTATTTGGAACTATATTCATTGTATGTTTGGAATAAG ATACGATGATTATGACTATGGTGAAATTAATCAGTTGTTGGACCGCAGCTTTAAAGTTTATATCAAGACTGTGGTTTGCACTCCTGAAAAGACCACAAAAAGAATGTATGATAGCTTCTGGAGGCAGTTTGAACACTCTGAGAAG
- the SESN1 gene encoding sestrin-1 isoform X3, translated as MRVARPGPQQQELGIRIPRPLGHGPSRFIPEKETIQVGSEDAMMHTLFADSFATLGRLDNVTLVMVFHPQYLESFLKTQHYLLQMDGPLPLHYRHYIGIMAAARHQCSYLVNLHVNGFLHVGGDPKWLNGLENAPQKLQNLGELNKMLAHRPWLITKEHIEQLLKTEENSWSLAELIHAVVLLTQYHSLASFTFGCGISPEIDCEGGHTFRPPSVSNYCICDITNGYHGVDEIHASPTGSIPSTESVCEVEALMEKMKQLQECRDEEEASQEEMATRFEREKRESMFVCSSEDEESAPTRDVSRHFEDTSYGYKDFSRHGMHVPTFRVQDYSWEDHGYSLVNRLYPDVGQLLDEKFHIAYNLTYNTMAMHKDVDTSMLRRAIWNYIHCMFGIRYDDYDYGEINQLLDRSFKVYIKTVVCTPEKTTKRMYDSFWRQFEHSEKVHVNLLLVEARMQAELLYALRAITRYMT; from the exons gaACTTGGAATAAGAATTCCTAGACCACTGGGACACGGACCAAGCAGATTCATCCCCGAGAAGGAG ACAATTCAAGTGGGAAGCGAAGACGCCATGATGCACACGCTGTTTGCAGATTCTTTTGCTACGCTGGGCCGATTGGACAATGTTACCTTGGTGATGGTTTTCCACCCACAGTATCTTGAAAGCTTTCTAAAAACTCAGCACTATCTACTGCAAATGGATGGTCCACTCCCGCTTCATTACCGACACTACATTGGGATAATG GCTGCAGCACGACATCAGTGCTCTTACCTTGTTAACCTCCACGTGAATGGCTTCCTTCATGTCGGTGGAGACCCTAAATGGTTGAACGGTCTGGAAAATGCACCtcaaaaactgcaaaatttaggagaactgaacaaaatgttgGCTCACCGACCCTGGCTTATCACCAAGGAACATATCGAG CAACTTTTGAAGACTGAAGAGAACAGCTGGTCCCTGGCAGAGCTGATCCACGCAGTTGTTCTCCTTACACAGTACCACTCCCTTGCTTCCTTCACGTTTGGTTGTGGAATCAGCCCTGAGATCGACTGTGAAGGTGGTCACACCTTCAGGCCCCCTTCCGTCAGTAACTATTGCATATGCGATATTACAAATGGTTACCATGGGGTGGATGAAATTCATGCCAGCCCAACTGGAAGTATTCCA TCTACAGAGTCTGTCTGTGAAGTTGAAGCTCTtatggagaaaatgaagcagctaCAGGAGTGTAGAGATGAAGAGGAAGCCAGCCAAGAAGAGATGGCTACACGttttgaaagagagaagagagaaagcatgTTCGTGTGTTCTTCAG AGGATGAAGAATCAGCACCAACAAGAGATGTGTCTCGTCACTTTGAGGATACCAGCTATGGTTACAAAGACTTCTCCAGACACGGAATGCACGTGCCCACCTTTCGTGTTCAG GATTATTCCTGGGAAGACCATGGCTATTCCTTGGTTAATCGTCTTTACCCAGATGTGGGACAACTACTTGATGAGAAGTTTCATATTGCTTATAATCTGACTTACAACACGATGGCCATGCACAAAGATGTGGATACCTCAATGCTAAGACGAGCTATTTGGAACTATATTCATTGTATGTTTGGAATAAG ATACGATGATTATGACTATGGTGAAATTAATCAGTTGTTGGACCGCAGCTTTAAAGTTTATATCAAGACTGTGGTTTGCACTCCTGAAAAGACCACAAAAAGAATGTATGATAGCTTCTGGAGGCAGTTTGAACACTCTGAGAAG